A portion of the Krasilnikovia cinnamomea genome contains these proteins:
- a CDS encoding helix-turn-helix domain-containing protein — protein sequence MRWNMRLVAAQRGIWKASDVQRLLAEHGLVISAGKMSGLWSGQPVTIKLADLDVICVALDCQVGDLLIAEPDTVSRPGQDTSAKPAADATTPSDIRRVVPRRRDGRSLPPR from the coding sequence ATGCGCTGGAACATGCGCCTGGTCGCCGCCCAACGAGGCATCTGGAAGGCTTCCGACGTGCAGCGGCTGCTCGCCGAGCACGGCCTGGTGATCTCCGCCGGGAAGATGTCCGGGTTGTGGTCCGGCCAACCCGTGACGATCAAGCTGGCCGACCTCGACGTCATCTGCGTGGCGCTGGACTGCCAGGTCGGTGATCTGCTCATCGCCGAACCCGACACCGTCTCCCGGCCCGGGCAGGACACTTCCGCGAAGCCCGCCGCGGACGCCACCACGCCCAGTGACATCCGGCGCGTGGTGCCGCGCCGCCGTGACGGCCGCTCCCTGCCACCGCGCTGA
- a CDS encoding tyrosine-type recombinase/integrase — protein MPASAEELERFEVDVLAGFVLARASAGLTDGTVRGDVSQLEQIRDWFGRPLWEMEPADADAYFGRALRGAPSGTRLARSQALRIYFGFLELRFQAELHALTGRVVMCPIDEMNRPRGRKDAKLRIPPSAEEIDVLFAGWAAELATCRKFAPTARNYTAARLMADVGLRVNEARNLDLDDIKWNVGPFGKLHVRFGKGSRGSGPRERVVPLINQAGRTLAWFIEDVWAHFGGDHRSPQAPLFPSERHGVRRVGYDSLRAGLADAVATHLPAWTDRLTPHVLRHYCASQMYLNGVDLIAIQEMLGHSWVATTMKYVHVHRTRIEQAWLDGQRRAARRLEGLV, from the coding sequence GTGCCGGCGTCCGCGGAGGAACTCGAGCGGTTCGAGGTGGATGTGCTGGCCGGGTTCGTGCTGGCGCGGGCTTCGGCCGGGCTGACCGACGGCACGGTCCGTGGCGATGTCAGCCAGCTCGAACAGATTCGGGACTGGTTCGGCCGACCGCTGTGGGAGATGGAGCCGGCCGACGCCGACGCCTACTTCGGCCGTGCGCTGCGAGGTGCTCCCTCGGGCACGAGACTGGCCCGTTCGCAGGCGCTGCGGATCTACTTCGGGTTTCTGGAGCTGAGGTTCCAGGCGGAACTGCACGCGTTGACCGGGCGGGTGGTGATGTGCCCGATCGACGAGATGAACCGCCCCCGTGGGCGCAAGGACGCCAAGCTGCGGATCCCGCCCAGCGCCGAGGAGATCGACGTCCTGTTCGCCGGGTGGGCGGCGGAGCTGGCGACGTGCCGCAAGTTCGCGCCGACGGCGCGCAACTACACCGCGGCCCGGCTGATGGCCGATGTCGGGCTGCGTGTCAACGAGGCCCGCAACCTGGACCTGGATGACATCAAGTGGAACGTCGGCCCGTTCGGCAAGCTGCACGTGCGCTTCGGTAAGGGCTCCCGCGGCTCCGGCCCCCGCGAACGGGTGGTGCCGTTGATCAACCAGGCGGGCCGCACCCTGGCCTGGTTCATCGAGGACGTGTGGGCGCACTTCGGCGGCGACCACCGCTCGCCGCAGGCGCCGCTGTTCCCCTCGGAACGCCACGGCGTGCGCCGGGTCGGCTACGACTCGCTGCGCGCCGGGCTTGCCGACGCGGTCGCCACGCACCTGCCCGCCTGGACGGACAGGCTGACCCCGCACGTGTTGCGGCACTACTGCGCGTCGCAGATGTACTTGAACGGCGTGGACTTGATCGCGATCCAGGAAATGCTCGGCCATTCCTGGGTGGCCACGACGATGAAGTACGTCCATGTGCACCGCACCCGCATCGAGCAGGCGTGGCTCGACGGGCAGCGGCGCGCCGCCCGCCGGTTGGAAGGACTGGTCTGA
- a CDS encoding helix-turn-helix transcriptional regulator has product MSASPAAEWRPDPLLTIDDVAAWLGKPKNTLYAWHSRGKGPRAIRVGNTLRYRRSEVDRWLDAHTDPER; this is encoded by the coding sequence ATGAGCGCCTCACCCGCCGCCGAGTGGCGGCCCGACCCGCTCCTGACCATCGACGATGTGGCGGCCTGGCTCGGCAAGCCGAAGAACACCCTCTACGCCTGGCACAGCCGCGGCAAAGGACCGCGCGCCATCCGGGTCGGCAACACCCTGCGCTACCGGCGCAGCGAGGTCGACCGCTGGCTCGACGCCCATACCGACCCGGAGCGCTGA